One Ogataea parapolymorpha DL-1 chromosome VI, whole genome shotgun sequence DNA window includes the following coding sequences:
- a CDS encoding putative 2-oxoglutarate-dependent dioxygenase encodes MARKKRTPTSEPHGKTTFSFPPSIQSLQSEKMEFYKARFESVVPAQIFTISNFWSPEQCQDLIFSIQESLDLETTPVIKSKLYASRVNDRACIRDPTNAGLIYDYLQKILKFKIEQGAVEEWIVQELENSKAFNPDLRFYRYSKGQYFGRHYDESVKVGNQISKWTVLVYLSDKGLKGGETIFYNEQGDRSERQISIKPQQGMALFHKHGDDCLLHEAATVRDGKKWVFRTDVMYNIYK; translated from the coding sequence ATGGCTAGAAAGAAAAGGACCCCAACATCCGAACCTCATGGTAAAACTACCTTTAGTTTCCCTCCATCAATCCAATCGCTTCAGTCGGAAAAGATGGAGTTTTATAAGGCTCGCTTCGAGAGTGTTGTTCCAGCGCAGATTTTTACAATAtccaatttctggagccCAGAACAATGTCAAGATCTAATTTTCAGCATACAGGAAAgtcttgatcttgaaacTACACCCGTCATTAAATCCAAACTTTACGCGTCTCGGGTCAATGACCGCGCTTGCATCAGAGATCCCACAAACGCTGGGCTGATATATGACTACCTTCAAAAAATTCTGAAATTTAAGATTGAGCAGGGTGCCGTTGAGGAATGGATAGTGCAAGAATTGGAGAATTCCAAGGCCTTCAATCCGGATTTAAGGTTCTATAGGTACTCCAAAGGCCAGTACTTTGGCAGACACTATGATGAGTCTGTCAAGGTTGGAAATCAAATATCAAAGTGGACAGTTTTAGTCTATCTAAGCGACAAGGGTTTGAAAGGAGGCGAGACAATATTCTATAATGAGCAAGGAGATAGGAGCGAAAGACAGATAAGCATAAAGCCCCAACAAGGTATGGCATTATTCCACAAACATGGAGACGATTGTTTACTCCATGAAGCTGCTACAGTACGAGATGGTAAAAAATGGGTTTTTAGAACGGATGTCATGTACAATATATACAAATAA
- a CDS encoding 54S ribosomal protein L10, mitochondrial, producing the protein MLGRLEPAPNSQVNEKRVGRGPGSGYGKTSGRGQKGQKARGSVPHWFEGGQTPVYKLYPKRGFIRHQKLDLHEVPLIKIQQFYDSGRLKLAPGETLTMRKMKEIGLITGSLKDGVAILGTGAPVYKLNINIESTKATQTAIETIESNGGKYTSRYFSRSLGYQVHMAPERFMRTKGYVPMQAKPIARRDILYYTSPEKRGYLAGSDFAQVVKDGATRASVARKEVKSPLLKHLEELSKSERKDYGVNAFTNNSIVKFSDLKL; encoded by the coding sequence ATGCTTGGCCGCTTGGAGCCAGCGCCAAACTCTCAAGTCAATGAGAAGAGAGTTGGTAGAGGTCCGGGCTCAGGCTATGGAAAAACATCTGGACGAGGTCAAAAAGGTCAGAAAGCCAGAGGATCCGTGCCTCATTGGTTTGAAGGTGGACAAACTCCAGTTTATAAACTTTATCCTAAGAGGGGTTTTATTAGACACCAAAAGCTTGACTTACACGAAGTCCCATTAATTAAAATACAACAATTTTACGATTCAGGACGTTTGAAGTTGGCTCCTGGTGAGACACTTACGATGAGAAAGATGAAGGAAATAGGACTGATTACCGGATCCTTAAAAGACGGAGTTGCTATTCTAGGTACGGGAGCTCCGGTGTACAAGCTCAATATAAACATAGAGTCGACCAAAGCTACGCAAACAGCCATTGAAACTATAGAAAGCAATGGTGGGAAATATACCTCGAGgtatttttcgagatctCTAGGTTACCAAGTTCATATGGCTCCTGAGCGTTTTATGCGTACGAAGGGTTACGTTCCCATGCAAGCGAAGCCAATTGCTAGACGCGATATTCTTTACTATACCAGTCCAGAAAAACGTGGATACCTAGCTGGCTCTGATTTTGCCCAAGTAGTGAAGGACGGGGCTACAAGGGCATCCGTTGCAAGAAAAGAAGTCAAATCGCCATTGCTGAAGCACTTGGAAGAACTCTCGAAATCTGAAAGGAAAGATTATGGCGTCAATGCGTTCACCAACAATAGCATTGTAAAGTTCTCTGATTTGAAATTATAG
- a CDS encoding GTP-binding protein RHO3 — protein sequence MPLCGSPPKPVQRKIVILGDGACGKTSLLNVFTRGYFPQVYEPTVFENYIHDIFIDGQQLQLSLWDTAGQEEFDRLRSLSYSDTHCIILCFAIDSHDSLENVKNKWVGEILEHCEGVKLILVGLKADLRSNDPDIGQNDMLINNAPSGKKLVSYEEGVGVAKEIGALRYLECSAMKNRGVNEVFTEAARIALTAKPKGANAAANVSDNESRSCVIM from the exons ATGCCACTTTGTGGAAGCCCTCCCAAGCCTG TCCAGCGAAAAATAGTCATTCTTGGAGATGGTGCATGTGGTAAGACCTCACTCCTGAATGTTTTCACCAGAGGTTACTTTCCTCAAGTTTACGAGCCAACCGTGTTCGAAAACTACATTCATGACATCTTCATTGATGGACAGCAGCTGCAATTATCGTTATGGGATACTGCAGGCCAGGAAGAGTTTGACCGTTTGAGATCTTTATCGTATAGTGACACGCATTGTATCATTCTATGTTTTGCTATCGATTCGCATGATTCTCTTGAAAACGTGAAGAACAAATGGGTGGGTGAGATTCTTGAACACTGCGAAGGTGTCAAGCTCATTCTCGTTGGTTTGAAAGCGGACTTGAGAAGTAACGATCCAGACATTGGTCAGAATGATATGTTGATTAATAATGCTCCCTCGGGCAAGAAACTTGTTTCTTATGAGGAGGGAGTTGGGGTGGCGAAGGAAATAGGTGCCTTGAGATACTTGGAGTGCTCTGCCATGAAAAATCGTGGAGTTAATGAGGTGTTCACTGAAGCAGCACGTATCGCTCTTACCGCAAAACCAAAAGGAGCCAACGCTGCCGCGAACGTCTCCGACAACGAAAGCAGAAGCTGTGTGATAATGTGA
- a CDS encoding Protein ATP11, mitochondrial: MFLRPRCFFRTARVTPVRFVASKAIEKDVIARYKEKLDRKARELGAADAEQLKEKLKDEIEKKKLEMNKIDPLKELETFEKAQQNTVRKKAKERSPIDPSTPKDPYKTLNSYLDLQKIKGLEANEIEFLWRLRFQKGENTLSAVVPTSTFERLFNNAIKNPTFVLPLPREDAQVEGEGKGDPVEIHFVQWNFVGPNTTHVLITSLAEYKLHKEYARPHTTVMFHQELKEDKGIVMMNGQVEKDASVTLQEAQLLLLNVQRFYGGLAETTSESNQKRLELLRRFNSGDPAFSMEELIELAQRMEN; the protein is encoded by the coding sequence ATGTTTTTGAGACCAAGGTGCTTCTTTCGTACGGCGAGGGTCACTCCAGTTCGGTTTGTCGCTTCCAAAGCTATCGAGAAAGATGTGATTGCCAGGTATAAAGAGAAACTGGATCGAAAGGCTAGGGAACTCGGTGCTGCGGACGCAGAACAGCTGaaagagaaattgaaggacgagatcgagaagaaaaagcttgaGATGAATAAAATAGACCCACTTAAGGAACTAGAGACGTTTGAGAAAGCACAGCAAAACACAgtgcgaaaaaaagctaAGGAAAGGTCCCCCATAGACCCATCAACTCCAAAAGACCCATATAAAACTTTGAATTCATACCTGGATCTGCAGAAGATCAAGGGTCTCGAGGCCAACGAAATTGAGTTTCTTTGGAGATTGAGATTCCAAAAAGGTGAAAATACCTTGAGTGCTGTTGTTCCAACCAGCACCTTCGAGAGACTGTTTAACAATGCCATCAAAAATCCAACATTTGTCCTTCCGTTGCCCCGCGAAGATGCCCAGGTTGAAGGCGAAGGTAAGGGGGATCCGGTTGAAATTCACTTCGTACAATGGAACTTTGTTGGACCTAATACCACGCATGTCTTAATCACGTCTCTAGCTGAGTACAAATTACATAAGGAGTACGCTAGACCTCACACAACGGTGATGTTTCACCAAGAACTGAAAGAGGACAAGGGAATTGTTATGATGAACGGACAAGTCGAGAAAGACGCTTCGGTCACTTTGCAAGAAGCTCAATTACTTTTGCTAAATGTGCAAAGATTCTATGGTGGGCTCGCCGAGACAACCTCCGAAAGCAACCAGAAGAGATTGGAATTGCTGAGAAGATTCAACTCCGGGGATCCCGCATTCAGCATGGAAGAACTGATAGAGCTAGCCCAAAGGATggaaaattaa
- a CDS encoding Prephenate dehydratase, catalyzes the conversion of prephanate to phenylpyruvate, whose translation MTSIKVAYLGPPGTYSHQAARQQFEPYALSDDASVIYLPQPSINSCFKAISKDECDYSIIPFENSSNGQVVLSYDLFRDWFIKEDQLRLKLRELEQSGSSQASSVKTPDFQVIGEQFVAIHHNFITFASDISKIKTIYSHPQVWSQCNKFLHKHELDNNIKVQKIDTSSTSKAVEIVASLQTDEERQTTAAMASLTASEIHGVPVKVSQIEDFKGNTTRFLVLGKKPLPDLRHSFDSNSVSDKRMTLLTFIIKDNDNFGSLCNILQVFKKFNLNLQSITTRPSIVSPWRYVFFVEVWEGEGLPEALSEVEELVLDLTVIGSFARSKKFFQMIETGFP comes from the exons ATGACTTCAATTAAGGTAGCATATTTGGGTCCCCCAGGGACATACTCACATCAA GCCGCACGCCAACAATTCGAGCCTTATGCTCTATCAGATGACGCATCAGTAATTTATCTTCCACAGCCATCAATTAATTCATGTTTCAAAGCGATTTCGAAAGATGAATGTGACTACAGTATAATTCCATTTGAGAATTCATCCAATGGTCAAGTTGTCTTGAGTTATGACCTATTCCGTGATTGGTTCATCAAAGAAGATCAATTGAGGCTCAAACTGAGGGAGTTGGAACAAAGTGGCAGTTCTCAAGCGTCTTCTGTCAAAACTCCCGACTTTCAAGTAATTGGCGAGCAATTTGTTGCCATACACCACAATTTCATAACTTTTGCTTCAGACATATCAAAGATCAAAACTATATATTCACATCCTCAAGTGTGGTCACAGTGTAATAAATTTCTACACAAGCATGAGTTGGATAATAATATCAAAGTACAGAAGATTGACACGTCCTCGACTTCGAAAGCAGTTGAGATTGTTGCTTCTCTGCAGACGGATGAAGAAAGACAAACAACAGCTGCCATGGCATCATTGACTGCCAGCGAGATTCATGGCGTTCCAGTCAAGGTTTCTCAAATCGAAGATTTCAAAGGCAATACTACAAGGTTCTTGGTGCTAGGCAAAAAACCATTACCAGATTTACGCCATTCTTTTGACTCTAATTCAGTATCAGACAAACGTATGACTCTTCTAACCTTTATTATTAAGGATAACGATAATTTTGGAAGCTTGTGCAACATACTGCAGGtcttcaaaaaattcaatcTCAACTTGCAATCGATAACTACGAGGCCCTCAATTGTGAGTCCTTGGAGGTACGTATTCTTCGTGGAAGTTTGGGAGGGAGAGGGTCTTCCTGAAGCATTATCTGAGGTAGAGGAGCTGGTCCTTGATCTGACGGTGATTGGCTCGTTTGCAAGAAGCAAGAAATTCTTTCAAATGATCGAAACTGGCTTCCCCTGA
- a CDS encoding Protein PRY1: MKLSSIVTFCVLGHLATAAPFFHLKREADPKLVVVTQTVKKTVVITPGATQALGGIQSTTSSSTAVYTSSTAVSDGDNLVGTFNVEVASSSSIAPSETDNAQPSSTESTSSAIPPTTLSTSSPTPTPTEASSTTKSSASSTSATSTTSSSSSGSSSSDFQEAILKAHNDKRALHGVDALTWDDTLAQYAQNYADEYSCSGVLTHSGGKYGENLALGYSTTGTVDAWYNEGANYNYGSSCSVYDHFTQVIWKSTTKVGCGYKHCNDYWGTYIVCSYDPAGNIIGGCASNVPALSS, encoded by the coding sequence ATGAAGCTTTCATCAATTGTCACATTCTGTGTCTTGGGACACCTGGCTACTGCCGCTCCCTTTTTTCATCTCAAAAGAGAAGCAGATCCAAAATTAGTTGTTGTGACACAAACAGTTAAGAAGACCGTTGTCATCACTCCTGGCGCCACTCAGGCGCTCGGCGGCATTCAGAGTACTACTTCTAGCAGCACAGCGGTCTACACCTCATCCACGGCAGTCTCAGACGGAGACAACCTCGTTGGAACCTTCAACGTTGAGGTGGCTTCAAGTTCTTCCATCGCTCCATCTGAGACCGACAATGCTCAGCCAAGCTCCACCGAGTCCACTAGCTCCGCCATTCCTCCAACCACATTAAGCACTTCCTCGCCAACACCAACTCCAACAGAGGCCTCCTCAACCACCAAATCATCTGCATCTTCCACATCTGCCACTTCTACCACATCGTCTAGTTCGTCTGGttcctcgagctcggaCTTCCAGGAGGCAATCCTCAAGGCACACAACGACAAGAGAGCATTGCACGGAGTTGATGCACTTACGTGGGATGACACTCTTGCTCAGTATGCTCAGAACTATGCTGACGAGTACAGCTGTTCCGGAGTTTTGACTCACTCCGGAGGAAAGTACGGTGAAAATCTGGCATTGGGCTACTCTACCACCGGTACCGTGGATGCTTGGTACAACGAGGGAGCGAACTACAACTATGGTTCTAGCTGTTCTGTTTATGACCACTTCACCCAAGTTATCTGGAAGTCGACAACGAAGGTTGGATGTGGATACAAACATTGCAACGACTATTGGGGAACTTACATAGTATGCTCCTATGACCCTGCCGGAAACATTATTGGTGGATGTGCTTCCAATGTTCCTGCGCTTTCTTCTTAG
- a CDS encoding alpha 1,6-mannosyltransferase has protein sequence MYSSFSRYIESPGPNTKEMAPSQVPRYIYNLWRSYKYMILSTVAVFILLNLSLGDPTSSVRKRYSLSDFYPQSFFGNATLIKTPPPRKNIHDMYTIEARLIHYFPYEAEGEIENNIWQMWQQRPDDRKFPVNCFPHIQRWRLVNDDYNHNLILTSEGESLVSDYLKDQVPEVLDALLKLPDVRLKYEFLKYLIVYIGGGLFADIDTICVKPMKYWYESRIIPGKLMVGISTDYNDENWTLLYNRRLSFSNKLFKAKSHHPFLAKLIARITYMVHNDDRIIHEIDWNTAFENLDSNGEPLTQCTGESVFTDTLFEYLNELESPFIYRVARTDKDLLPQKIVGPETQDRISYKLLSLAVGPTQVDDVIIMPEITFRGSKEFESHNSKSMKQDYTAEYDDENKREGYEKLYYARPLNILTWDDFDNSK, from the coding sequence ATGTATTCGAGTTTCAGCAGGTATATCGAATCTCCTGGACCCAATACCAAGGAAATGGCTCCATCTCAAGTGCCTCGGTATATTTACAACCTATGGAGAAGCTATAAGTATATGATCCTGTCCACTGTTGCTGTGTTCATATTGTTAAACTTGAGTTTGGGTGATCCTACCAGTTCTGTCAGAAAGCGGTATAGCCTGTCAGACTTTTACCCACAGAGCTTTTTTGGAAATGCTACTCTGATCAAGACCCCGCCTCCTCGAAAGAATATTCATGATATGTATACAATCGAGGCTCGACTTATTCACTATTTTCCTTACGAGGCAGAAGGtgaaattgaaaacaatATTTGGCAGATGTGGCAACAAAGACCAGACGACAGGAAATTTCCAGTCAATTGCTTTCCTCACATTCAACGATGGAGACTGGTGAATGACGATTACAACCataatttgattttgacgTCGGAGGGAGAATCTTTAGTTTCAGATTATCTCAAGGACCAGGTGCCAGAGGTTTTGGATGCACTACTCAAACTTCCAGATGTCCGGCTCAAATATGAGTTTCTCAAGTACCTGATAGTGTACATTGGTGGTGGATTGTTTGCAGACATTGATACAATTTGCGTGAAACCGATGAAATACTGGTATGAATCTCGTATAATTCCTGGTAAGCTGATGGTGGGCATTTCTACAGACTACAACGATGAGAACTGGACGTTGCTATACAACAGAAGGTTATCATTTTCAAATAAGCTTTTCAAAGCAAAGTCCCATCACccttttttggcaaaactTATTGCTCGAATTACCTATATGGTTCACAACGATGATCGCATAATTCATGAGATTGACTGGAATACagcttttgaaaatttggatAGCAATGGTGAACCGCTAACACAATGTACTGGTGAATCAGTTTTCACTGACACTTTATTTGAGTATCTGAATGAGCTTGAATCTCCTTTCATCTACAGAGTTGCAAGAACAGACAAAGACTTATTACCACAAAAGATTGTGGGCCCTGAAACACAAGACCGCATTTCATACAAGCTGCTTAGCCTAGCTGTTGGGCCGACACAGGTTGATGATGTTATCATCATGCCAGAAATTACATTCAGAGGATCTAAGGAGTTTGAAAGTCACAATTCAAAAAGCATGAAACAAGATTACACAGCAGAATACGACGATGAGAATAAAAGAGAAGGATACGAAAAACTCTACTACGCAAGACCACTTAATATACTCACATGGGACGACTTCGATAATTCTAAGTGA
- a CDS encoding ABC-type multidrug transport system has translation MKDVSNLDDDLKSSRIKKYNNPSLQNEVKEWLLQVMSSSINENELRSTDLVDFLKSGEVLSQLINCVWGANTLPVRKSKMAFVQMESIEQFLNFIKSKGVPQDELFQTVDLYERQDPYQVVMAIQSLSRLIHKEFGDRYPLIGPTIAAKHERPKVPPKPKKFSANSGAAWSTMEYGYMNGSNQKTENIVFGARRDIVKR, from the coding sequence ATGAAAGACGTTTCAAATTTAGATGATGACCTGAAATCCTCAAGGATCAAGAAGTATAACAACCCATCGCTTCAAAATGAGGTCAAGGAATGGCTTCTACAAGTTATGAGCTCTAGTATCAACGAAAATGAACTCAGGTCCACAGACCTCGtcgatttcctcaaatCAGGGGAGGTTTTGTCACAGTTGATAAATTGTGTTTGGGGAGCAAATACCCTTCCAGTGAGGAAAAGCAAAATGGCTTTTGTACAGATGGAGTCAATTGAGCAATTTTTAAACTTTATCAAGTCCAAGGGGGTGCCTCAGGATGAGTTGTTTCAAACAGTTGATCTATATGAACGCCAAGATCCGTATCAGGTAGTGATGGCCATACAGTCTCTATCACGGTTGATTCATAAGGAGTTTGGGGACCGATATCCCTTAATTGGGCCCACCATCGCTGCCAAGCATGAGCGCCCAAAGGTccctccaaaaccaaaaaagTTCTCGGCTAATAGTGGCGCTGCTTGGAGTACTATGGAGTACGGTTATATGAACGGTAGTAATCAAAAGACGGAAAACATTGTTTTTGGCGCGAGAAGAGACATT